A single Spartinivicinus poritis DNA region contains:
- a CDS encoding serine protease, giving the protein MKRITLRSYIYLSSCLLVLSTAKPILAETSFSQPDRSPPTIVGGSPTSAAASPYQAMLLMNGQQGCGGTLIDPYWVLTAAHCIDQANIYNLTVRVGATRVSTKEGQTIPVSQIIIHPYWMGAQNIRSGWDIGLLRLSYPADSRYTPAKLPTDEVMNNTASVGQSGTVSGWGATYHGGRGSDQLLAAQLQVISNQACQQQLNFPVPNSAICAGYSYPSACNGDSGGPFVTSYKGNVYSIGTVSWGERCASTSVFTKTHSYNSWITQQTGIVP; this is encoded by the coding sequence ATGAAAAGAATAACCTTACGGTCTTACATTTATTTGTCTTCTTGTTTATTGGTTCTTTCCACAGCAAAACCAATACTTGCTGAAACAAGTTTTAGCCAACCTGACCGAAGCCCACCTACTATTGTTGGAGGTTCTCCCACATCAGCAGCAGCTAGTCCTTATCAAGCTATGCTGCTCATGAATGGGCAACAAGGATGTGGTGGTACCTTAATTGACCCTTATTGGGTTTTAACTGCAGCCCACTGCATTGATCAAGCTAATATCTATAACTTAACCGTTCGAGTTGGGGCAACACGGGTTAGTACTAAAGAAGGTCAAACCATTCCTGTCAGTCAAATTATTATTCATCCTTACTGGATGGGAGCTCAAAACATTCGTAGTGGTTGGGATATTGGTTTGCTGCGTTTATCTTATCCTGCCGATTCACGTTACACACCCGCGAAACTTCCAACCGATGAAGTCATGAATAATACGGCATCTGTAGGCCAGTCTGGGACCGTTTCTGGATGGGGAGCAACCTATCATGGCGGCCGTGGCAGCGATCAATTATTAGCTGCTCAGTTACAGGTTATTTCTAACCAAGCCTGTCAACAACAGCTTAACTTCCCAGTACCAAACTCAGCAATTTGTGCCGGGTATTCTTATCCATCAGCTTGTAATGGTGACAGTGGTGGCCCTTTTGTTACCTCCTATAAAGGCAACGTCTATAGTATAGGTACGGTTAGTTGGGGAGAAAGATGCGCAAGCACCAGTGTATTTACCAAAACCCATAGCTATAATAGCTGGATTACCCAGCAGACGGGGATAGTGCCATAG
- a CDS encoding Hcp family type VI secretion system effector, which translates to MPTPAYMTIEGEKQGLITAGTFTEDSVGNIYQEGHEDQILVEAFRHDVILPRDPQSGQPTGQRVHQPLVITKVFDKSSPLLYNALTSGEKLPKCKIDWYRTSAQGTQEHYFTIELEDAIIVAINASMPNCQDPGVAHFTHLEDIHFTYRKITWTHEVCGTEGHDDWRVLKT; encoded by the coding sequence ATGCCAACTCCCGCGTATATGACCATTGAAGGCGAAAAGCAAGGCTTAATCACAGCAGGTACCTTCACTGAGGACTCAGTGGGGAATATTTATCAAGAAGGCCATGAAGATCAGATTTTGGTTGAAGCGTTTCGTCATGATGTCATCTTACCCCGTGATCCTCAAAGCGGTCAGCCAACTGGCCAACGGGTTCACCAACCGTTAGTGATTACTAAAGTGTTCGATAAAAGCTCTCCTTTACTTTATAACGCGTTGACCAGCGGTGAAAAATTGCCCAAATGTAAGATCGATTGGTATCGTACTTCTGCCCAAGGCACGCAGGAGCATTATTTTACTATAGAGTTAGAGGATGCCATCATTGTGGCAATCAATGCTTCAATGCCAAACTGCCAAGACCCAGGTGTGGCACACTTTACCCATCTTGAAGATATTCATTTTACTTATCGGAAGATTACCTGGACTCATGAGGTGTGTGGTACTGAAGGACATGATGATTGGCGGGTATTAAAAACCTAA
- a CDS encoding type VI secretion system Vgr family protein, giving the protein MALAANESIFSIQVASLKDCRVVQFSGEEDISGLFNFTIEVVSADKNIDGDELVGKPGLMVIQDPDSPRFIHGEVASFSHMYWGQKLTHYQLVLVPKFWFLQHRIGTRIFQNLSVPEIIKKVLDEANITEEHYQLKLTGNYQPRVYTLQYNESEYDFLCRLMEEEGIHYHFEHSEDKHVMIMGDAKPVFQKIPLEQLEYHPRSGLMAETDVSFTFWNQEKTVPGKVVTRDYNFEKPKMTLEVEQAGEKLSELQQFYFPGNYTEQADGQRYAKIKTEAHEAQRYAVGGVSNSCRLIPGYIFALTSYEREEFNKEYLVKKVSHTGYQTQSLDSASGDQGSSYSNEYFAIVADTPFRPQGEQPLVIPIDGTQTAFVTGPAGEEIYTDEYGRIKVQFHWDREGQQDEKTSCWIRVNQDWAGGEWGAFKLPRIGHEVIIDYIDGDPNRPLVMGSVYNGESMPPYELPEHKTRSTTKTNSSLGGEGFNEIRFEDKKGQEQVFIHAEKDMDIRVKNDRRDHVEVDRHLIVEKDRFEHIKADSHHQVDVSQFNKVAQKVSETIGQSRQLKVGNNYLEEAGSEVHFKSGQKTVLDAAMELTVKAGGSFIKFDPSGVTLSGPTVSLNSGGSPGKGTNASPDTPTTAVEADKDISGQKFTPTPPQAPAEGKGIEFADMAQQIALADAMTNAKALVQNCNKA; this is encoded by the coding sequence ATGGCATTAGCAGCAAACGAAAGTATTTTTAGTATTCAGGTAGCCAGTTTAAAGGATTGCCGTGTTGTTCAGTTTTCAGGCGAAGAGGATATCTCAGGGTTGTTCAACTTCACCATTGAAGTAGTCAGTGCTGACAAAAATATTGATGGTGATGAGCTTGTGGGCAAACCGGGGTTAATGGTAATTCAAGATCCAGATAGCCCCCGTTTTATTCATGGTGAAGTTGCTTCGTTTTCACATATGTATTGGGGGCAAAAGCTTACCCATTATCAGCTGGTGCTTGTTCCTAAATTTTGGTTTTTACAGCACCGTATTGGTACTCGAATTTTTCAAAACTTATCAGTACCCGAAATTATTAAGAAAGTGTTGGATGAAGCTAACATAACTGAAGAGCATTATCAGTTGAAGTTGACAGGTAATTATCAACCCAGAGTTTACACCCTGCAATATAATGAAAGTGAGTATGATTTTTTATGCCGTTTAATGGAAGAGGAGGGGATTCATTATCACTTTGAACACTCAGAAGATAAGCATGTAATGATAATGGGGGATGCTAAGCCCGTTTTTCAAAAAATTCCATTGGAACAGCTGGAGTACCACCCCAGATCCGGGTTGATGGCAGAGACGGATGTTTCCTTTACTTTTTGGAATCAGGAAAAAACAGTGCCAGGCAAAGTAGTCACTCGTGACTATAACTTTGAAAAGCCAAAAATGACTTTGGAAGTTGAGCAAGCTGGTGAAAAACTTAGTGAGTTACAACAGTTTTATTTCCCTGGCAATTATACTGAACAAGCTGATGGTCAGCGTTATGCAAAAATAAAAACAGAAGCACATGAAGCACAACGTTATGCGGTAGGAGGGGTGAGTAATAGCTGTCGTTTAATACCTGGCTACATATTTGCCTTAACAAGCTATGAGCGAGAAGAATTCAATAAAGAATATTTGGTTAAAAAAGTCAGCCACACTGGATATCAAACTCAGTCACTTGATAGTGCCAGTGGTGATCAAGGTAGTAGTTATAGTAATGAATATTTTGCAATAGTGGCGGATACCCCGTTTCGTCCGCAAGGAGAACAGCCTTTAGTTATTCCCATTGATGGTACGCAAACAGCATTTGTAACAGGCCCTGCTGGTGAAGAAATTTATACCGATGAATATGGCCGTATTAAAGTCCAGTTTCATTGGGATAGAGAAGGCCAGCAAGATGAAAAAACTTCTTGTTGGATTCGAGTTAACCAAGACTGGGCGGGTGGTGAATGGGGAGCTTTTAAATTACCTAGAATAGGGCATGAAGTGATTATTGATTATATCGATGGAGACCCTAACCGACCACTCGTCATGGGGTCAGTTTATAATGGCGAGAGTATGCCCCCCTACGAATTGCCGGAACATAAAACCCGAAGTACCACTAAAACCAACAGCTCATTAGGTGGCGAGGGGTTTAATGAAATTCGGTTTGAAGATAAAAAAGGGCAAGAGCAGGTGTTCATCCATGCAGAAAAAGACATGGATATCCGGGTTAAAAATGACCGTCGTGATCATGTTGAGGTGGACCGGCATTTAATTGTTGAAAAAGATCGCTTTGAGCACATAAAAGCAGACAGTCATCATCAGGTGGATGTGAGTCAGTTTAATAAAGTGGCACAGAAAGTATCAGAAACTATTGGGCAAAGCCGTCAACTCAAAGTTGGCAATAATTATCTGGAAGAAGCTGGCTCAGAAGTGCACTTTAAAAGTGGCCAGAAAACAGTGCTTGATGCTGCAATGGAATTAACGGTTAAAGCCGGTGGCTCATTTATTAAATTTGATCCATCAGGGGTTACCTTAAGTGGACCGACTGTGAGTTTAAATAGTGGTGGCTCTCCAGGAAAAGGCACTAATGCTTCCCCTGATACACCGACAACGGCTGTAGAAGCTGATAAAGATATCAGCGGACAAAAATTTACCCCAACACCACCCCAAGCACCTGCTGAAGGTAAAGGAATTGAGTTTGCCGATATGGCTCAACAAATTGCGTTGGCTGATGCTATGACGAATGCTAAAGCATTGGTACAAAACTGTAATAAGGCTTAG
- a CDS encoding DUF4123 domain-containing protein — protein MIPCDDIKTAIEVQLDQNENLAIYILFDPAASESLPGELFLKEEQPDYHLLFMETEFSKLVDASPYLVNVSFESSFLEWCIEQAEAANNHLFPIIYLSSHSIENQLTHWRSLLKVNTPEGEAMLFRFADPRILFTYLGASKPEQQQLLLGPVEALYIQAEANTWFNLNNVAGADFQLNPELTMPWLKLTNQQIEAFEIQAQLNLSWQIVQHLKEQHMDLVEEQTDHDLQEMTYKGLQKAAKYGLTDEVDLISFVVMMFVVAPNFAEQPAIKARLTDESIPEDERFEYMVESTTEEEWEAAVEAYDIEAWD, from the coding sequence ATGATCCCATGTGATGATATAAAAACAGCCATTGAAGTTCAGTTGGATCAAAATGAAAACCTGGCCATTTATATATTGTTTGATCCTGCTGCCAGTGAGTCACTCCCTGGCGAGCTGTTTTTAAAAGAGGAGCAACCAGATTACCACTTGTTGTTTATGGAAACTGAGTTTTCCAAGCTGGTAGATGCCTCACCTTATTTAGTTAACGTTTCCTTTGAAAGCTCGTTTTTAGAATGGTGTATTGAACAAGCAGAGGCCGCTAATAATCATTTATTCCCTATAATTTATTTGTCTTCACACTCAATTGAAAACCAGTTAACTCACTGGCGAAGTCTACTTAAAGTAAATACCCCAGAAGGAGAAGCGATGTTATTTCGCTTTGCTGATCCACGTATTTTATTTACTTATTTAGGTGCCAGCAAGCCAGAGCAACAGCAGCTACTCTTAGGCCCAGTTGAAGCGTTATATATTCAGGCGGAAGCCAATACCTGGTTTAACCTGAATAATGTCGCTGGGGCTGATTTTCAATTAAATCCAGAGCTAACCATGCCTTGGTTAAAACTGACTAATCAGCAAATCGAAGCATTTGAGATTCAGGCTCAATTAAATTTATCCTGGCAAATTGTTCAGCATTTAAAAGAACAACACATGGATTTAGTTGAAGAACAAACTGATCATGATCTACAAGAAATGACTTATAAAGGGCTACAAAAAGCTGCTAAATATGGACTAACGGATGAGGTGGACTTAATTAGCTTTGTAGTGATGATGTTTGTGGTTGCCCCTAATTTTGCAGAACAGCCTGCCATTAAGGCCAGGCTTACTGATGAGTCCATTCCTGAAGATGAGCGGTTTGAATATATGGTAGAAAGCACGACAG